Part of the Prevotella communis genome is shown below.
TCTTACCAGGGCACCATGTCAACAGGTAAGATCAAGGAGGTGCTGGGTATCAACGAGGACATCGCCGGCCGTACCGTCATCATCCTCGAGGATATTGTGGAGAGCGGACTCACCATCCGTCAGATGATCGACTCACTCGGCACGCGCAACCCTGCCTCAGTGCATGTCTGCACGGCCTTCTTCAAGCCCGAGAAGCTGAAGGAGAACCTGAAGATCGACTATGCTGCTTTCGAGATTCCCAACGACTTCATCCTGGGCTACGGACTGGACTACGACCAGCAGGGCCGCGGTCTGAAAGACCTTTACACCCTGGTATCAGAATAAGCGGCGTTATCACAAAAAAAGGAAAAAAGATTAGGATAACCAATAAAAAATATAACTGGATTATGAAGAATATTGTAATTTTCGGTGCACCAGGCTCAGGCAAGGGCACACAGAGCGACAAACTGATTGAGAAATATGGACTGGAGCATATCTCTACAGGTGATGTACTTCGTGCAGAAATCAAGAAGGGTACAGAACTTGGCAAGACGGCTCAGGGCTATATCGACAACGGTCAGCTGATTCCCGACGACCTGATGGTAAGCATCCTGGCATCTGTATACGACTCTTTCGGACGTGAGCACAAGGGTGTCATCTTCGATGGCTTCCCCCGCACCATCCCACAGGCAGAGGCCCTGAAAGAGATGCTCAACAAGCGTGGCGACAAAGTGGCTGCCATGATTGAACTGGCCGTACCCGAAGATGAACTGATGAAGCGCCTGATTCTGCGCGGACAGCAGAGCGGACGTGCCGACGACAACGAGG
Proteins encoded:
- the hpt gene encoding hypoxanthine phosphoribosyltransferase, yielding MSRVKILDKTFETSMPEAQIKARVKELAQQISKDMEGKNPLFLAVLNGAFIFAADLMREMTIPCEISFVKLASYQGTMSTGKIKEVLGINEDIAGRTVIILEDIVESGLTIRQMIDSLGTRNPASVHVCTAFFKPEKLKENLKIDYAAFEIPNDFILGYGLDYDQQGRGLKDLYTLVSE
- a CDS encoding adenylate kinase, encoding MKNIVIFGAPGSGKGTQSDKLIEKYGLEHISTGDVLRAEIKKGTELGKTAQGYIDNGQLIPDDLMVSILASVYDSFGREHKGVIFDGFPRTIPQAEALKEMLNKRGDKVAAMIELAVPEDELMKRLILRGQQSGRADDNEETIKKRLVVYHSQTQPLIEWYKQEGLHHHIDGLGELDRIFADICKVVDNI